Proteins from one Oscillatoria nigro-viridis PCC 7112 genomic window:
- a CDS encoding ABC transporter permease — MNRIVKIAKTFLVTYYAYMLEYRAELFLWALSGALPFILMGVWTQAAETGQFGLNSIDFARYFLAAFIVRQTNVVWVIWEFEKEVVQGRLSNRLLQPLDPVWHHFVSHISERFARLPFVLGLVLLFFALYPQAFWLPSLGRFLLFLLVVVLAFCLRFLIQYTFALFAFWLERASAIEQFWFLIYLFLSGLIAPLEVFPAPVREVVLWTPFPYLIHFPASILIGLPVDLGRGLLVMLGWSAVFFVWNRWLWRQGLKQYSGMGA, encoded by the coding sequence ATGAACAGAATTGTTAAAATTGCTAAAACTTTCCTAGTTACCTATTACGCTTATATGCTCGAATACCGGGCGGAATTGTTTTTGTGGGCGCTGTCGGGGGCTTTGCCGTTTATCTTGATGGGAGTCTGGACGCAGGCGGCCGAAACTGGTCAATTTGGGCTGAATTCGATCGACTTTGCCCGTTATTTTTTAGCGGCTTTCATTGTCAGACAAACAAATGTAGTTTGGGTGATTTGGGAGTTTGAAAAGGAAGTTGTGCAAGGCAGGCTATCTAATAGATTGTTGCAGCCTCTCGATCCCGTATGGCACCACTTCGTATCTCACATTTCCGAAAGGTTTGCGAGGCTGCCGTTTGTATTGGGATTAGTGCTGCTGTTTTTTGCACTTTACCCGCAGGCTTTTTGGCTGCCGAGTCTTGGGAGGTTTTTGCTGTTTTTGTTGGTTGTCGTCTTGGCTTTTTGCTTGCGGTTCCTGATACAGTATACCTTTGCGCTGTTTGCTTTTTGGCTGGAAAGGGCAAGTGCGATCGAGCAATTCTGGTTTCTAATTTACCTGTTTTTATCGGGACTTATCGCACCGCTAGAAGTTTTTCCCGCACCCGTGCGCGAAGTAGTTTTGTGGACGCCGTTTCCTTATTTGATTCATTTTCCCGCTTCTATCTTGATAGGATTGCCCGTAGATTTAGGCCGCGGTTTGTTGGTAATGTTGGGTTGGAGTGCGGTGTTTTTTGTGTGGAATCGCTGGCTTTGGCGGCAGGGTTTGAAGCAGTATTCCGGCATGGGAGCTTAA
- a CDS encoding ABC transporter ATP-binding protein: protein MPIILVEDLSKVYPVAIKEPGLKGTVRHFFSRTYRNIKAVDGVSFSIEPGEFVGFLGANGAGKTTTLKMLTGLIYPSAGTVRVCDRTPFRREADFLQKITLVMGQKQQLIWDLPVLDSLRINAAVYGIPDTDYRRRVGELTEMLSLEGKLNQPVRKLSLGERMKAELMAALLHQPEVLFLDEPTLGLDINAQFSVRQFLREYNERYQATVLLTSHYMADITALCKRVLLIHEGQLVYDGSLDGLLDRFAPYREVQVKLAKPLAKDSAFAYGEVESIEGQSVSFLVKREELTVSVAKILAELEVIDLTVTDPPIEEVIGRVFRTGKV from the coding sequence ATGCCAATTATCTTAGTTGAAGACTTGAGCAAAGTTTATCCGGTAGCGATTAAAGAACCGGGGCTTAAAGGAACTGTGCGACACTTTTTTAGTCGCACTTACCGCAATATCAAAGCAGTTGATGGCGTTTCTTTCAGTATTGAACCGGGGGAATTCGTGGGGTTTCTAGGCGCTAACGGTGCGGGCAAAACTACTACGCTCAAAATGCTGACGGGTTTGATTTATCCGTCTGCGGGTACGGTGAGAGTGTGCGATCGTACTCCTTTTCGCCGCGAAGCAGATTTTCTGCAAAAAATCACCTTAGTAATGGGGCAGAAACAGCAGTTAATTTGGGATTTACCCGTGCTTGACTCTCTGCGAATCAATGCCGCTGTCTACGGGATTCCCGATACAGATTATCGGCGGCGAGTCGGAGAATTGACAGAGATGCTGTCACTAGAAGGCAAGTTAAATCAGCCGGTACGAAAGCTTTCTTTAGGCGAACGCATGAAAGCTGAATTGATGGCGGCCCTGCTGCACCAGCCGGAGGTATTATTTTTAGATGAACCGACTTTAGGTTTGGATATAAACGCACAGTTTAGCGTCAGGCAATTTCTGCGAGAATATAACGAGCGCTATCAAGCAACGGTGCTGTTGACGAGCCACTACATGGCTGACATTACTGCTTTGTGCAAGCGCGTTTTGTTAATCCATGAAGGGCAATTAGTTTATGATGGCAGTTTGGACGGATTGCTCGACAGGTTTGCACCTTATCGGGAAGTTCAGGTAAAATTAGCTAAGCCGCTGGCAAAAGATAGTGCTTTTGCTTACGGGGAGGTAGAATCTATTGAGGGACAATCGGTGAGTTTTTTAGTAAAAAGGGAAGAGCTGACGGTGAGCGTGGCGAAGATTTTGGCGGAGTTAGAAGTGATAGATTTGACTGTTACCGATCCGCCAATTGAAGAGGTAATTGGTCGAGTTTTTCGCACGGGAAAAGTGTAA
- a CDS encoding calcium-binding protein, with the protein MVLTPDNSGISRLVGDNSPENITLAPGQLASFPGGLWMLGGNDTVRGSSDAERIFGNDGKDSLLGGVGSDSIYAGKDDDDVLGEIGDDFLTGDRNSDFIDGGAGNDLLRGGQGVDLLVGGDGNDTLIGDREVDIYQGGAGSDVFVLRVDQAGIRVAGIEVPDAVIVDFDKSSDSIGISVAFTSSNISLEEVSYSLNDPRLLLIDPATITGGTSLLAKGGISRQSLDPDGNGRVEATNIRFGFTNALLGTVLNVTPADLNGRFINASSLL; encoded by the coding sequence ATGGTACTCACACCAGATAATTCAGGCATCTCTCGTTTGGTAGGAGACAATTCTCCTGAAAATATTACACTTGCACCAGGACAACTTGCTAGTTTTCCTGGGGGACTTTGGATGCTGGGCGGCAATGATACTGTCAGGGGTTCGTCAGATGCAGAACGGATTTTCGGCAACGATGGTAAAGACAGTCTGTTAGGCGGTGTCGGCAGTGATTCTATTTACGCCGGCAAAGATGATGACGATGTTTTGGGAGAAATTGGCGACGATTTCTTGACAGGAGATAGAAATAGCGATTTCATTGATGGGGGTGCGGGAAATGATTTGTTGCGCGGTGGACAAGGTGTTGATTTATTAGTGGGCGGTGACGGTAATGATACTTTAATTGGCGACAGAGAGGTAGATATTTACCAAGGCGGTGCAGGGAGCGATGTATTTGTTTTACGAGTCGATCAAGCGGGAATCCGAGTAGCTGGAATAGAAGTTCCTGACGCGGTAATTGTGGATTTTGATAAGTCTAGCGATTCGATTGGAATTAGTGTGGCATTTACCAGCAGCAATATCTCCTTGGAAGAGGTAAGTTATAGCTTGAACGACCCGAGACTGCTGCTGATCGATCCTGCAACTATAACGGGGGGCACGAGTTTGTTAGCCAAGGGTGGCATCTCGCGGCAAAGTCTCGATCCGGATGGCAACGGTCGCGTAGAAGCTACTAATATTAGATTCGGTTTTACTAATGCTTTGTTGGGTACTGTTTTGAATGTGACCCCAGCCGATTTAAACGGTCGTTTTATTAATGCTAGTTCTTTGCTTTGA
- a CDS encoding SDR family NAD(P)-dependent oxidoreductase has translation MAPTVLITGASQGSGKATAILFASKGYDVVMVARQPERLAAAAAQVQREGTSAVAIPGDVGDIQQVRAIVQKALDACGNIDVLVNNAGICLAGAIEQTTSEDWQQLMNTNFWGCVNTIQEMLPHFLERKTGTIVNVGSIGGKMPLPQMTAYCASKYAVTGLTETLRLELAPQGIHVCAVHPGLINSDFLERAQFRDRDEPAVELRRQQMTKMVKSEWATKPEDIAKAIWDAVKNQRAEVTVGPAFLASEAYRLFPGLMQWAMAKGN, from the coding sequence ATGGCTCCTACAGTTTTGATTACAGGGGCTTCTCAAGGAAGCGGCAAAGCAACAGCAATTTTATTTGCAAGTAAAGGTTACGATGTAGTTATGGTAGCTCGCCAGCCAGAGAGATTGGCAGCAGCAGCGGCTCAAGTCCAGCGAGAAGGCACTTCTGCTGTAGCTATTCCGGGGGATGTCGGCGACATTCAACAAGTGCGGGCGATCGTCCAAAAAGCCCTAGATGCCTGCGGCAACATCGATGTTTTAGTTAACAATGCTGGCATTTGTCTCGCGGGGGCGATCGAGCAAACAACCTCCGAAGACTGGCAGCAATTAATGAATACCAATTTTTGGGGCTGCGTTAACACAATTCAAGAAATGTTGCCACATTTTTTGGAACGAAAAACCGGGACAATAGTCAATGTTGGTTCCATTGGCGGCAAAATGCCTTTGCCTCAAATGACTGCTTATTGTGCCAGCAAATATGCAGTAACCGGTTTAACAGAAACTTTGCGATTGGAATTAGCGCCTCAAGGCATTCACGTTTGCGCCGTGCATCCGGGCCTGATTAACAGCGATTTTTTAGAAAGAGCTCAATTTCGCGATCGAGACGAACCCGCAGTCGAATTGCGCCGCCAACAAATGACCAAAATGGTGAAATCTGAGTGGGCAACTAAACCAGAAGATATTGCTAAAGCTATCTGGGATGCTGTGAAAAATCAGCGTGCAGAAGTTACCGTCGGCCCTGCTTTTTTGGCATCGGAAGCTTATCGGTTGTTCCCCGGTTTGATGCAGTGGGCAATGGCAAAGGGCAACTGA
- a CDS encoding DMT family transporter → MNLPKQAPNWSIALVLIIGVLAVSTSSILIRLANFSAGAGGLGFSLVLAASRLTLSALILLPAWRQIQWNALQPGTRRYAAAAGLCLALHFALWITSLSYTSIAASTALVTTNPVWVALLSRFWFGEKLSKMSIAGIAIALTGGMAIALGSAGAANAGSSQLLGDFLALAGSWAVSLYLLLGREAQRRGLGIGGYIAIAYTVAAIVLLPLPFAFGTTYTNYPNIVYFYILLTAALPQLVGHTILNWAVVQISPTLVTLAILFEPVAASWLGYLVFGEVPAPAVLAGAAVLLLGVATATVGAKKITVNS, encoded by the coding sequence ATGAATCTTCCGAAACAAGCACCTAATTGGTCGATCGCCCTAGTGTTAATTATCGGCGTTTTAGCAGTCTCAACTTCATCAATCTTAATTCGGCTGGCTAACTTTTCAGCAGGGGCGGGCGGTTTGGGTTTCAGTCTGGTGCTCGCGGCCTCTCGCCTGACTTTATCTGCTTTAATTCTGCTTCCGGCTTGGCGGCAAATTCAGTGGAACGCCCTGCAACCGGGAACTCGGCGCTATGCTGCTGCTGCGGGTTTGTGTCTCGCCCTGCATTTTGCCCTCTGGATTACCTCACTTTCTTATACTTCGATCGCCGCCTCGACTGCCCTCGTCACCACTAATCCTGTCTGGGTAGCGCTGTTGTCGCGCTTCTGGTTCGGCGAAAAACTCAGCAAAATGTCGATCGCTGGCATTGCTATAGCCCTGACTGGGGGAATGGCGATCGCCCTTGGAAGCGCGGGTGCAGCTAATGCTGGCAGCAGCCAACTGCTTGGCGATTTCCTGGCTCTGGCTGGTTCCTGGGCTGTCAGCTTGTATTTGCTGTTGGGCAGGGAAGCTCAGCGGCGGGGACTGGGAATTGGTGGCTATATCGCGATCGCCTATACTGTTGCTGCGATCGTCCTGCTGCCTCTCCCCTTCGCCTTCGGCACTACTTATACTAATTACCCCAACATTGTATATTTTTATATTTTGTTAACGGCCGCTTTGCCTCAGTTAGTCGGCCACACCATTTTGAACTGGGCCGTAGTGCAGATTTCCCCAACTCTGGTAACTCTTGCCATCTTGTTTGAACCGGTGGCGGCGAGTTGGTTGGGTTATTTGGTGTTTGGGGAAGTGCCGGCGCCGGCGGTACTCGCAGGTGCTGCGGTGCTGCTTTTGGGGGTGGCAACCGCTACCGTCGGAGCCAAAAAAATCACTGTCAACAGTTAA
- a CDS encoding Hpt domain-containing protein, which translates to MLPEQLQRIIGYFIEEATEQIQIIEQGLQDLQNTVPAPQRIHQLIRASHSIKGGAAMLGFSSIQRIAHRLEDYLKLLRECPIAIDSRLQSLLTEVFDILAALVSKVSKGFGLNNEDANQMLSLAEPVFDELDAYLRLRIPTRVTVRATTDEHIHVFSGYCTSLSEFSSAIASRVGLLGGTITRHDRDSQGIRLCIDIYLPPYTRIENIRQAVELSGAIIGNVQTQRDFSLLATANYSVYQSAIEPPAICIGCRYYYGRSDGGYLLNCTIHPRGPETEDCRDREPE; encoded by the coding sequence ATGCTGCCAGAACAACTACAGCGGATCATCGGCTACTTTATCGAAGAAGCCACAGAACAGATCCAAATTATCGAACAAGGCTTGCAAGATCTGCAAAACACCGTGCCAGCTCCCCAAAGAATACACCAGCTCATCCGAGCCTCGCACTCGATTAAAGGGGGAGCAGCTATGCTCGGATTTAGCAGCATTCAGCGCATTGCTCATCGGTTGGAGGATTATTTAAAGCTGCTCAGAGAATGTCCGATCGCCATTGATAGCAGGCTGCAATCGCTCTTAACCGAAGTTTTTGATATTTTAGCAGCCCTCGTTTCAAAGGTTTCTAAGGGTTTTGGGCTCAACAACGAAGACGCAAACCAAATGCTCTCCCTCGCCGAACCGGTTTTTGACGAACTCGACGCTTACCTGAGATTGCGAATTCCCACTCGCGTGACTGTGAGAGCTACTACGGACGAACACATTCACGTTTTCTCCGGTTACTGCACCTCCCTGAGCGAATTTTCCTCGGCTATCGCTTCGCGCGTCGGTTTGCTCGGAGGCACTATTACCCGCCACGATCGGGATAGCCAGGGGATACGCCTTTGTATTGACATTTACCTGCCTCCTTACACCAGGATCGAAAACATCCGCCAAGCTGTCGAACTCTCCGGCGCTATTATCGGGAATGTTCAGACGCAGCGCGACTTTTCGCTGCTGGCGACTGCGAATTATTCGGTTTACCAAAGTGCGATCGAACCTCCCGCAATTTGTATCGGATGCCGCTACTATTACGGCAGAAGCGATGGCGGCTACCTGCTCAACTGCACGATCCATCCCCGCGGCCCGGAAACAGAAGATTGTCGCGATCGCGAACCGGAATAA
- a CDS encoding ATP-binding protein, whose protein sequence is MDRQITIPALEEVDLTNCDREPIHLSGHIQPHGVLLVVREPELEILEVSENTEDLLGVDPESAIGRNLSLFFNRVQLKKLKLCLCNENLKTVNPIKLSVINKGKYLEFDCILHRVEEVLMVELELATHPENISVFSFYHSVRATVSKIQSAKNLNNLCQLTVEEVRKISGFDRVMVYQFDREGNGAVIAENKAENLSPFLGLNYPSSDIPKQARQLYSLNWLRLIPDINYQPVPLVSGNNAVTTQPRNLSFSVLRSVSPIHIEYLQNMGVAASMSISLIKDKKLWGLIACHNYTPKYLNYELRAACEFIGQVMSLELQSKEGNEDYDYKLHLKSIQTKIFEDISTSENLSEVLFKCQHNLLEAVNAQGAAIIFGDNCYPVGKTPQEESLKYLTKWVQEHLKKEIFYTDSLTKCYPEAEEFKDTASGCLAVAISPTQKIYILWFRPEVIKTVNWAGNPNKPVQIEEDGSPRLSPRKSFELWKENVRYKSLPWKQCEIDAALELKKAMINIVLRQVAKLENLNRALEASVAREREKTAHLKTAMSELKRAQTQLVQSERMSSLGQLVSAVAYEVTNPINFIYGNLSYANEYSQKMIDLLQLYDQHYPSPSPEIQAQIEIAELEFIVEDLPKLLGSMKVGANRIREIVQSLRNFSRIDEAEIKPIDIHDGLDSALLILSNRLKPKPDRPAIHLIKEYGSLPLVECYAVQINQVFMNVLANAIDALEDAFVNNNLSSHSGDKEQPVKYGQIRIVTELCPRKKAVAVRIEDNGWGMTQTVRQKIFEPFFTTKPVGKGAGIGLAISHEIVVEQHGGKLTCISAPGEGTELIIEIPLNQTHPQPTVK, encoded by the coding sequence ATGGATCGACAAATCACAATTCCCGCACTCGAAGAAGTTGACTTGACAAACTGCGACAGAGAACCCATTCACCTATCGGGGCACATTCAGCCACACGGGGTGCTACTTGTTGTACGAGAACCTGAACTAGAAATACTGGAAGTCAGCGAAAATACGGAAGATTTATTAGGAGTAGATCCGGAAAGTGCGATCGGTCGAAATTTGAGCTTATTCTTCAATCGAGTTCAACTAAAAAAACTCAAGCTTTGTTTGTGTAATGAAAACTTAAAAACCGTCAATCCCATTAAACTTTCTGTCATAAACAAAGGTAAATATTTAGAATTTGACTGCATCCTCCACCGAGTAGAAGAAGTATTGATGGTCGAGTTGGAATTAGCCACTCACCCAGAAAATATTTCGGTTTTTAGCTTTTATCATTCAGTAAGAGCCACCGTCAGCAAAATTCAAAGCGCCAAAAATCTCAACAATCTATGTCAACTGACTGTCGAAGAAGTCAGAAAAATATCCGGGTTTGATAGAGTCATGGTCTATCAATTTGATCGTGAAGGCAACGGCGCTGTAATAGCTGAAAACAAAGCAGAAAATCTGAGTCCTTTCTTAGGATTAAACTACCCCAGCTCAGATATTCCCAAACAAGCCAGACAACTGTATTCGTTAAATTGGCTGAGGTTAATCCCAGATATTAATTATCAACCCGTCCCCCTTGTGTCAGGAAATAATGCTGTCACTACCCAGCCCCGAAACCTCAGTTTCAGCGTGTTGAGAAGTGTTTCACCCATTCACATAGAATACCTGCAAAATATGGGCGTTGCAGCTTCGATGTCAATCTCGTTAATCAAAGATAAAAAATTGTGGGGATTGATTGCTTGCCACAACTATACACCAAAATACCTCAACTATGAATTGCGCGCCGCCTGCGAATTTATCGGGCAAGTAATGTCCTTAGAACTGCAATCAAAAGAAGGCAACGAAGACTACGACTACAAATTACACTTAAAATCTATTCAAACCAAGATTTTTGAAGACATATCCACCTCCGAAAACTTGTCCGAAGTATTATTTAAATGTCAGCATAATTTGCTGGAAGCAGTCAACGCCCAGGGAGCTGCAATAATATTTGGAGACAATTGCTATCCAGTCGGGAAAACACCTCAAGAAGAATCGCTCAAATACTTAACTAAGTGGGTGCAAGAGCATTTAAAGAAAGAAATATTTTATACAGACTCGCTGACCAAATGCTATCCAGAAGCTGAGGAATTTAAAGACACCGCCAGCGGGTGTTTGGCCGTAGCAATATCGCCGACTCAGAAAATATACATTTTGTGGTTTCGCCCGGAAGTAATTAAGACAGTAAATTGGGCGGGAAACCCCAACAAACCAGTTCAAATAGAGGAAGATGGCAGCCCTCGACTGTCTCCTCGGAAATCCTTCGAGCTGTGGAAAGAAAATGTAAGGTACAAATCTTTGCCTTGGAAACAATGCGAGATAGACGCTGCATTGGAACTGAAAAAAGCAATGATTAATATAGTGCTGCGCCAAGTAGCCAAACTCGAAAATTTAAATAGAGCACTAGAAGCATCAGTCGCCAGAGAACGCGAAAAAACTGCTCATTTAAAAACAGCGATGTCCGAGCTTAAGCGGGCGCAAACTCAATTGGTGCAAAGCGAAAGAATGTCTAGTTTGGGACAGTTGGTGTCGGCCGTAGCTTATGAAGTCACTAACCCGATTAACTTCATCTACGGCAATCTTAGCTATGCCAACGAATACAGTCAAAAAATGATCGATTTATTGCAGCTTTACGACCAGCACTATCCGTCGCCTTCGCCAGAAATTCAAGCACAAATAGAAATAGCAGAATTAGAGTTTATAGTTGAAGACTTACCGAAGTTGCTGGGTTCAATGAAAGTAGGAGCTAACCGCATCCGCGAGATAGTTCAGTCGCTGCGAAACTTTTCTAGAATTGACGAAGCAGAGATTAAACCAATTGACATTCACGACGGATTGGACAGCGCTTTGCTGATTTTGAGCAACCGACTCAAACCGAAGCCCGATCGCCCAGCAATTCATCTCATCAAAGAATATGGCTCTCTGCCTTTAGTTGAGTGTTACGCAGTTCAAATCAACCAAGTATTTATGAATGTACTGGCAAATGCAATTGATGCTCTCGAAGATGCCTTTGTCAACAATAATTTATCGTCGCACAGCGGAGACAAAGAACAGCCAGTTAAGTACGGACAAATTCGGATTGTGACTGAACTTTGTCCCAGAAAAAAAGCCGTAGCAGTTCGGATCGAGGACAACGGTTGGGGCATGACCCAAACAGTTCGCCAGAAAATATTTGAGCCGTTTTTTACCACAAAACCGGTGGGCAAAGGTGCGGGGATAGGTTTGGCGATTAGCCACGAAATTGTGGTAGAACAACACGGCGGCAAATTGACTTGCATTTCTGCCCCCGGAGAGGGAACCGAGTTGATTATTGAGATTCCCTTGAACCAAACTCATCCCCAACCCACAGTCAAGTGA
- a CDS encoding CIA30 family protein — protein sequence MTEKKTAQWDAGRFLKTLAYFGVIPFIGSISWLQQLFGSSSKTKKDQPKLILVAGATGGVGKRVVKRLQQRGYRVRCLVRDAKRATEILGKNVELVEGDITLAETLTPLVTEGVEAVICCTGTKVQPVEGDTPNREKYYQGIKFYMPEVVDVPEIVEYKGINNLVQAVRRQLLQAGEKTIFDFTKPSQDLKETWGALDDIVMGGTSESSIVLTDNRAIFTGNVSTANSGGFASVRTRNFDPPLNLAGFSGLQLRVKGDGKRYKLIVRSEAKWDGIGYCYSFDTVYNIWITVTVPFDELIPVFRAKTVKDGSKFDASSIFSFQLMLSKFEYDGALNPKFTPGIFQLELESIKADGGQTLPRVVMVSSAGVTRPGRPGINLEEEPPAVRMNDMLGGILTWKLKGEDCVRSSGIPYTVVRPCALTEEPGGKALIFEQGDNIRGKVSREDIAELCVQALEQPQACNVTFEVKEGENASSPEDWQALFSGVK from the coding sequence ATGACTGAAAAAAAAACCGCCCAATGGGATGCCGGCCGGTTTCTCAAAACCTTGGCTTATTTCGGCGTCATTCCCTTCATTGGCAGCATTAGCTGGCTGCAACAACTCTTTGGAAGCAGCAGCAAAACTAAAAAAGACCAACCCAAACTGATACTGGTAGCCGGTGCCACCGGCGGCGTCGGGAAGCGAGTTGTGAAGCGGCTGCAACAGCGGGGATACAGAGTACGCTGCCTCGTCAGAGATGCTAAAAGAGCAACAGAAATTCTCGGCAAAAATGTCGAGTTAGTTGAGGGAGATATCACTCTCGCAGAAACCCTAACACCGCTAGTAACCGAGGGCGTAGAAGCGGTTATCTGCTGTACCGGTACTAAAGTTCAACCAGTAGAAGGAGACACCCCAAATCGGGAAAAATACTATCAAGGCATCAAATTTTATATGCCTGAAGTTGTGGATGTTCCCGAAATAGTCGAATACAAAGGCATCAATAATTTAGTGCAAGCTGTTCGCCGCCAGCTACTTCAAGCAGGCGAAAAAACAATTTTTGACTTCACAAAACCCAGCCAAGATTTAAAAGAAACTTGGGGAGCTCTCGACGACATAGTGATGGGCGGCACCAGCGAAAGTTCGATCGTACTTACAGACAATAGGGCTATATTCACAGGCAATGTTTCTACTGCCAACTCGGGCGGCTTTGCTTCGGTGCGTACCCGCAACTTCGATCCTCCGCTCAATCTCGCAGGATTTAGCGGCCTCCAACTGCGCGTTAAGGGCGACGGCAAGCGCTACAAATTGATTGTTCGCAGCGAAGCTAAATGGGATGGAATTGGCTATTGCTATTCGTTTGATACTGTTTATAATATCTGGATTACTGTCACCGTTCCCTTTGATGAGTTAATTCCAGTATTCCGCGCCAAAACTGTCAAAGATGGCTCGAAATTTGATGCCAGCAGTATTTTTTCTTTTCAGTTAATGTTGAGCAAGTTTGAATATGATGGCGCGCTCAACCCGAAATTTACACCGGGTATTTTTCAACTGGAGTTAGAATCTATTAAAGCTGATGGGGGACAGACTTTGCCGCGAGTTGTGATGGTGAGTTCGGCAGGAGTTACCCGCCCGGGCCGCCCGGGAATTAACTTGGAAGAAGAACCGCCTGCTGTCAGGATGAATGATATGTTGGGGGGAATTTTGACTTGGAAGTTGAAAGGGGAAGATTGCGTGCGATCGAGCGGCATACCTTATACTGTTGTCAGACCCTGCGCTTTGACTGAAGAACCGGGAGGCAAAGCTTTAATATTTGAGCAAGGAGACAATATTAGGGGCAAAGTCAGTCGGGAAGATATTGCAGAATTGTGCGTGCAAGCCTTGGAACAGCCTCAAGCTTGCAACGTTACTTTTGAGGTGAAAGAGGGGGAAAATGCCAGTTCTCCCGAAGACTGGCAGGCTTTGTTTTCGGGAGTTAAATAA
- a CDS encoding carbohydrate ABC transporter permease, which produces MSVTFSRRYLTPYLFLLPALFILSLTVLWPAVQAFYLSFTNYEYDLTQMPQWVGLKNFYRLWGDRVFWQTLTNTLLYLTCVVPVLVVLPLGMAILCNQKLKGMNWFRAAYYTPAVISMVVAGIAWKWLFAETGLLNQLGELLGLPPVSWLANPKLAIFSVMAVTIWKGLGYYMVIYLAGLQAIPAELYEAAAIDGSDGLGKHWDITVPLMKPYLVLVAVISAISATKVFEEVYIMTQGGPRNSSKTVVYYLYERAFNDLEIGYACTIGLVLFLLILGLSILQVSLQGLARND; this is translated from the coding sequence ATGTCTGTGACTTTTTCCCGACGATACTTGACGCCTTATTTGTTTTTGCTGCCGGCTTTATTTATTTTGAGTTTGACTGTTTTGTGGCCTGCGGTGCAAGCTTTTTATTTGAGTTTTACCAACTACGAATATGATTTAACTCAAATGCCGCAGTGGGTGGGGTTGAAGAATTTTTACAGGTTGTGGGGCGATCGAGTATTTTGGCAAACTTTGACGAATACGCTGCTGTATCTCACCTGCGTTGTGCCTGTATTGGTTGTTCTACCCTTGGGAATGGCGATTTTGTGCAACCAAAAACTTAAGGGGATGAACTGGTTTCGAGCCGCATACTACACGCCAGCGGTGATTTCAATGGTTGTCGCCGGGATTGCTTGGAAGTGGCTGTTTGCTGAGACTGGACTGCTAAATCAGTTGGGGGAATTGTTGGGTTTACCTCCTGTTTCTTGGCTGGCTAATCCGAAGTTAGCAATCTTTAGCGTCATGGCGGTTACTATCTGGAAAGGATTGGGCTATTACATGGTGATTTATTTGGCTGGGCTGCAAGCTATTCCGGCAGAACTTTATGAGGCGGCTGCTATTGATGGTTCTGATGGTTTGGGAAAGCACTGGGATATTACTGTGCCGCTGATGAAGCCGTATCTAGTTTTGGTAGCGGTTATTTCGGCGATTTCTGCTACTAAGGTTTTTGAAGAAGTTTATATTATGACTCAGGGCGGGCCTCGCAATAGTTCTAAGACTGTTGTTTATTATCTTTACGAACGGGCTTTTAATGATTTGGAAATTGGCTATGCTTGTACGATCGGGCTGGTTTTGTTTTTGCTAATTTTGGGTTTGTCGATTTTGCAAGTTAGCCTTCAGGGCTTGGCTCGCAATGATTAA
- a CDS encoding DUF4079 domain-containing protein produces the protein MEFKDFLGLLHPILAVAIVFPMLGVVLNMAWQTMQRRKQIAIDTKSKIPPVVGPEHVKAGRILSGSVVGVTLLGLAYPIFEHILSKDVWSKNSFQVIFIVLMFVATIGSLVMLYRATPALWRGIFATLTGTGLVILGTQDGVYRRTNEWYWSHYYIGITAALIMVFSLAIVQDIYKDRSNRWRTTHVILNSIAVLLFLGQGMTGTRDLLEIPLNWQKPYIYTCDFTNKTCPKP, from the coding sequence ATGGAATTTAAAGATTTTCTGGGTTTGCTGCATCCTATTTTAGCTGTAGCGATTGTTTTTCCTATGCTTGGTGTTGTTCTCAATATGGCGTGGCAAACTATGCAGCGTCGGAAGCAAATTGCGATCGACACCAAGAGCAAAATTCCACCTGTAGTCGGTCCAGAACACGTCAAAGCAGGTCGAATTCTGTCAGGTTCTGTGGTAGGAGTGACGTTGTTGGGTCTAGCCTACCCGATTTTTGAGCATATTTTGAGCAAGGATGTTTGGAGCAAAAACTCGTTTCAGGTCATTTTCATTGTGCTGATGTTTGTTGCAACTATCGGCTCTTTGGTCATGCTATATCGAGCTACACCCGCTTTATGGCGCGGCATATTTGCGACCCTAACAGGTACTGGTTTGGTGATTCTTGGCACTCAAGATGGCGTTTATCGGCGAACCAATGAATGGTATTGGTCTCACTACTACATTGGCATCACCGCTGCGCTAATTATGGTTTTTTCCCTTGCCATCGTTCAAGACATTTACAAAGACCGCTCAAACCGCTGGCGCACTACCCATGTGATATTGAACTCGATCGCTGTGCTGCTGTTTCTCGGACAGGGAATGACCGGAACCAGGGATTTATTAGAAATTCCTCTGAACTGGCAAAAACCTTATATTTATACCTGTGATTTCACTAATAAGACCTGCCCCAAACCGTGA